From the genome of Spirosomataceae bacterium TFI 002, one region includes:
- a CDS encoding Xylose isomerase-like TIM barrel yields MENNYPKLHNATWPGIVGKGPDSEPAIALDNMLQMTADAEVDGVKFDGVDIGLFDPHYDLDTSDDGVKRLADKVAAHGLEIGSLVAPIWGGPAMGTKENRAEFVEMVKKSCEVGQKLREMGIRPNGIVRIDSASGVADWAKDPKGNSKLIADTFRQACDVAADYGERLAAEGEICWGGMHSMDYMLETFEMVDRKNIGFQADMSHTTLYLLGYNAPEHRVLPTDFDWSDRETFLAGLKSLTDKLRPWTIDFHVAQNDGTVHGTGSHDKTGRHCQATDPNGKLDIANDASYWLRDENGNLTKAFKHICWDGCMFSNDVMGDPKTWNDILAAMIQVRKQHGWVE; encoded by the coding sequence ATGGAAAATAACTATCCTAAACTACACAATGCAACTTGGCCAGGGATTGTGGGAAAAGGACCAGACTCTGAGCCAGCAATTGCCCTAGATAACATGCTTCAAATGACAGCTGATGCTGAAGTAGATGGTGTGAAATTCGATGGTGTGGATATTGGACTTTTTGATCCTCATTATGATCTTGACACTTCTGATGATGGTGTAAAAAGGCTTGCAGACAAAGTTGCAGCTCATGGTTTAGAAATTGGAAGTTTGGTAGCACCTATTTGGGGAGGACCAGCAATGGGAACCAAAGAAAACCGTGCGGAATTTGTAGAAATGGTAAAGAAATCTTGCGAAGTAGGTCAAAAACTTCGTGAAATGGGCATCAGACCAAATGGAATTGTAAGAATCGACTCAGCAAGTGGTGTAGCTGATTGGGCAAAAGACCCAAAAGGAAACTCAAAACTTATCGCAGATACTTTCCGTCAGGCTTGTGATGTTGCCGCTGATTATGGCGAGCGACTTGCTGCAGAAGGCGAAATATGTTGGGGAGGAATGCACAGCATGGATTACATGTTAGAAACATTTGAAATGGTGGACCGCAAAAACATCGGTTTCCAAGCAGACATGTCTCATACCACATTATATCTTCTTGGTTACAATGCTCCTGAGCATAGGGTTTTACCTACAGATTTTGATTGGTCAGATAGAGAAACATTCTTGGCTGGGCTCAAAAGCCTAACTGACAAACTTCGTCCTTGGACAATAGACTTCCATGTCGCACAAAACGACGGAACGGTTCACGGTACTGGCTCTCATGATAAAACTGGTCGTCACTGTCAAGCTACAGACCCTAACGGAAAGCTAGACATCGCAAATGATGCAAGCTATTGGCTAAGAGATGAAAACGGTAACCTTACAAAAGCTTTCAAGCATATTTGCTGGGACGGATGTATGTTCTCTAATGATGTAATGGGAGACCCAAAAACGTGGAATGATATTCTTGCTGCTATGATACAAGTGAGAAAGCAACACGGATGGGTGGAGTGA
- a CDS encoding Pimeloyl-ACP methyl ester carboxylesterase yields the protein MAIIKSNGIDIYYEELGDASLPPLLLIMGITAPGSVWYDHAKEWSKKFRCIIVDNRGVGKSEKPAGPYTTAMMADDYAGILDHLGLENVSVAGVSMGGTIALQLAIRHPNKVKSMILMCPWARCDNKAKATFELMVNCKDRFTPAQFSHFVQQLIYSKASWDDPKIAQELAEGQAAAAIDENQQPLHGLAGQAAACVNHNVLNDLPTILQDTLIIGGEDDQFTPKWMAEEIVEAMPNAELYLYPKAGHIFHFEHLKDFNQRTLNWLLAH from the coding sequence ATGGCAATTATCAAATCCAATGGTATTGATATTTACTATGAAGAGTTAGGTGATGCTAGCCTCCCTCCTCTTTTACTGATCATGGGCATTACAGCTCCCGGTTCTGTATGGTACGACCATGCAAAAGAATGGAGCAAGAAGTTTAGATGTATCATTGTTGACAATCGTGGTGTAGGAAAAAGCGAAAAACCTGCTGGCCCATACACTACTGCAATGATGGCAGATGACTATGCAGGAATCTTAGATCACCTCGGACTAGAAAATGTCAGCGTTGCAGGCGTTTCTATGGGTGGAACAATTGCATTACAACTGGCGATTAGGCACCCAAATAAAGTAAAATCAATGATTTTAATGTGTCCATGGGCACGTTGTGACAATAAAGCAAAGGCTACTTTTGAATTAATGGTAAACTGTAAGGATAGGTTTACTCCTGCTCAGTTTAGCCATTTTGTACAACAGTTAATTTACTCCAAAGCCTCTTGGGACGACCCAAAAATTGCACAAGAACTCGCAGAAGGACAAGCAGCAGCAGCTATCGACGAAAACCAGCAACCACTGCATGGGTTAGCAGGGCAAGCAGCGGCTTGTGTCAATCATAATGTTTTGAATGACCTACCTACCATCTTGCAAGACACTTTGATCATTGGTGGAGAAGATGATCAATTTACACCAAAATGGATGGCAGAAGAAATAGTAGAAGCTATGCCCAATGCAGAGCTTTATCTATATCCCAAAGCTGGACATATATTCCATTTTGAGCACTTAAAAGACTTTAACCAGAGAACATTAAATTGGCTTTTGGCACATTGA
- a CDS encoding Starch-binding associating with outer membrane — translation MKKTIILLLLISITQTGCKEDFLNLVPATALSSATFFTREADFDQAVNGAYVPLRDIFNSRSWLLSEMHSDNTYYARNILFGATEQQEDLADFADPTNNGISTNTHVLNQYRLDYQIIARTNQILTQIDDVEFDASRKANLKGQAQFLRAFAYFELVRYFGKAPLHLEPVTNRDGAALPLTEEAGLYAQIIADAQAAIASLPLKSVQEPGRATKGAAQMLLANVYINQKNWAGAEALLREIVASGQYSLMPTYGQAFSDNNANKNNMESMFEVQFLEGSAGLNGNFIYNFMPRPISPTELAPIMGTSNPQPVNGEGNNIPTPDIIAAYEPGDLRKDESIAYVTLEGSLRSDKTYPYIKKYAKKHSLHNNTGNNWPVYRYSEALLFLAEALIEQNKTTEAVPFLNQVRTRAGLGATTATSQTDLRTAVHKERRVELAFENKRWHDLVRTGKAIETITAYGNRIKADPFAYYYPEGAKPRGNAFSNISIYYGLPAAESDLSPHF, via the coding sequence ATGAAAAAGACAATAATTCTTTTGTTATTAATATCAATAACACAAACAGGGTGTAAGGAGGATTTCCTTAACCTAGTACCCGCTACCGCATTAAGTTCGGCAACCTTTTTTACGAGAGAAGCCGATTTTGATCAGGCCGTGAATGGAGCGTATGTTCCATTGAGAGATATCTTCAATAGCCGTTCTTGGCTTTTGAGCGAAATGCACTCCGATAATACTTATTATGCTCGTAATATTCTTTTTGGTGCCACAGAGCAACAAGAAGACTTAGCAGATTTTGCAGATCCTACCAATAATGGTATTTCTACAAACACTCACGTACTTAATCAGTATCGTCTTGACTACCAAATCATTGCAAGAACCAATCAAATTTTAACACAAATTGATGATGTTGAATTTGATGCTTCTAGAAAGGCAAACCTAAAAGGACAAGCTCAGTTCCTTCGTGCTTTTGCTTACTTTGAGCTTGTGAGATATTTTGGTAAAGCCCCTTTACATTTAGAACCTGTTACTAATCGAGATGGTGCTGCTTTGCCGCTAACAGAAGAAGCTGGTCTATACGCACAAATAATAGCTGACGCTCAAGCAGCAATTGCATCTTTACCTTTAAAATCGGTTCAAGAACCTGGAAGAGCCACTAAGGGAGCAGCTCAAATGTTACTTGCCAATGTCTACATAAATCAAAAAAACTGGGCAGGAGCTGAAGCTCTTTTAAGAGAAATTGTAGCGAGTGGTCAGTATTCATTGATGCCAACATATGGTCAAGCATTCTCAGATAATAACGCAAATAAGAACAATATGGAATCAATGTTTGAAGTACAATTTCTGGAAGGTTCTGCAGGCTTAAATGGTAATTTCATTTATAACTTTATGCCAAGACCAATTTCTCCAACGGAACTTGCTCCTATAATGGGAACTTCAAACCCACAACCCGTAAATGGAGAAGGGAATAACATTCCTACTCCAGATATCATTGCAGCTTATGAGCCAGGGGATTTGAGAAAAGATGAATCCATAGCATATGTAACTTTGGAAGGTAGCTTGAGATCAGATAAAACGTATCCTTATATTAAGAAATACGCAAAAAAACACAGCCTTCACAATAATACGGGTAACAACTGGCCTGTTTATCGTTACTCAGAAGCTTTGTTATTTTTAGCAGAAGCCTTAATTGAGCAAAACAAAACAACAGAAGCGGTTCCTTTTTTAAATCAAGTAAGAACGAGAGCTGGCCTTGGTGCTACTACAGCAACTTCACAAACTGATTTAAGAACAGCTGTACACAAGGAAAGAAGAGTTGAATTAGCTTTTGAAAATAAAAGATGGCACGATCTAGTTAGAACTGGAAAGGCAATTGAAACCATCACTGCTTATGGAAACCGAATCAAGGCGGACCCATTTGCTTATTACTACCCAGAGGGAGCTAAACCAAGAGGAAATGCTTTCAGTAATATTTCAATCTATTACGGTCTTCCAGCTGCAGAGTCTGACTTATCTCCTCATTTTTGA
- a CDS encoding inosose dehydratase, with product MKNNLPFKFGSEVYTWFMSGDGATYQGQLGHMIEVISKAGFTGIQPIFTWMGDLVDPDKLAAKLKEQGIQLAAVALAQNWNGASETAEEKVISDNAIALCERFTGAMLNTVQIPTGRHDLENRRKALVNIVNEVSKRAADKGVPCSYHPNSPHTSIIRTEEDYKVVLESLDTTVTGWTPDVGHIINGDMDPLTKMKEYQSLINHVHYKDWDGNPEFVLMGKGKVKLLEITQWLKDINYDGWIICEDEGQEALKDPDFVTLHDGQWIINDLIPKLK from the coding sequence ATGAAAAACAACCTACCTTTTAAGTTTGGATCAGAAGTATACACTTGGTTCATGAGTGGTGATGGAGCAACCTATCAAGGTCAGCTTGGTCACATGATTGAAGTCATTTCAAAGGCAGGATTTACAGGTATCCAACCTATTTTTACTTGGATGGGCGATTTGGTCGACCCTGACAAACTTGCAGCCAAACTTAAAGAACAAGGAATTCAGTTAGCTGCAGTTGCTTTGGCACAAAACTGGAATGGTGCCAGCGAAACCGCCGAAGAAAAAGTCATTTCTGACAATGCAATTGCACTTTGCGAGCGATTCACAGGTGCAATGCTCAATACAGTTCAGATTCCAACAGGAAGGCATGATTTGGAGAACAGAAGAAAAGCTTTGGTCAATATTGTGAACGAAGTATCTAAGCGAGCAGCAGACAAAGGTGTACCATGTAGCTATCACCCAAATTCGCCACATACCTCTATCATCAGAACTGAGGAAGATTACAAAGTAGTTTTGGAGAGTTTAGATACTACAGTAACAGGCTGGACGCCTGATGTTGGTCACATTATTAATGGAGATATGGATCCATTAACTAAGATGAAGGAATATCAATCCCTCATCAATCATGTTCATTATAAAGATTGGGACGGAAACCCTGAGTTTGTACTCATGGGAAAAGGTAAAGTGAAACTTTTGGAAATCACTCAATGGCTCAAAGACATCAACTACGATGGATGGATTATATGTGAAGACGAAGGACAAGAAGCACTCAAAGACCCCGATTTTGTAACATTACATGATGGACAGTGGATCATCAATGACTTAATCCCGAAACTAAAATAA
- a CDS encoding D-psicose/D-tagatose/L-ribulose 3-epimerase, whose translation MIKIGFNVLAWSANVSPELFPIIDRIKKIGYDGVEFFVGAEDIKNYKIVGDHSKDLGLDVTCVTVVSPDANPVSDDAANRARGLDRVKWAIDRTHELGANVLCGPFHSAHAYFYGRPATQDELKWAAENMHKAGEHAQEAGVTLALEALNRFECYLVNTMADLAKLVTNADHPNVKAMFDTHHANIEEKKYADALLSIAPHLHHIHISENDRGTPGSGHIPFDDAFAAFKNVNYNGWLTIEAFSRSDPEFANAINVWREYDEAWDIAEKGFAFIKEKCEKHGLALG comes from the coding sequence ATGATAAAAATAGGTTTTAATGTGCTCGCGTGGTCGGCAAATGTTTCCCCTGAGCTCTTTCCCATCATTGACAGGATAAAGAAAATTGGCTACGACGGGGTTGAGTTTTTTGTAGGGGCTGAGGATATTAAAAACTACAAGATTGTAGGCGATCATTCCAAAGATTTGGGCTTAGATGTTACTTGCGTAACAGTGGTAAGTCCAGATGCTAACCCTGTGAGTGACGATGCAGCCAATAGAGCAAGAGGACTCGATCGTGTAAAGTGGGCAATTGACCGTACACATGAATTGGGTGCAAACGTATTGTGTGGACCATTTCACTCCGCTCACGCATATTTTTACGGTAGACCAGCAACCCAAGATGAACTTAAATGGGCTGCCGAAAACATGCACAAAGCTGGAGAACATGCACAAGAAGCAGGCGTTACATTAGCATTAGAAGCTCTGAACAGATTTGAGTGTTACTTAGTCAATACCATGGCTGATTTGGCAAAATTGGTTACTAATGCTGACCACCCCAATGTGAAGGCTATGTTCGATACACATCATGCAAACATTGAAGAAAAGAAATATGCAGATGCCTTGTTAAGCATTGCTCCGCATTTACATCATATACATATCAGCGAAAACGACAGAGGAACCCCAGGAAGCGGGCATATTCCATTTGACGATGCTTTTGCGGCATTTAAAAATGTGAATTACAACGGCTGGCTAACCATTGAAGCATTCTCTAGAAGTGACCCTGAATTTGCCAATGCAATTAATGTATGGAGAGAATATGACGAAGCTTGGGACATTGCAGAAAAAGGCTTCGCTTTTATCAAAGAGAAGTGTGAGAAGCATGGGTTGGCTCTTGGTTGA
- a CDS encoding putative heme-binding domain-containing protein: protein MKINKYYSLFAFLLVLGTACSSNDNQTQDTNPKTQKLKLSDGFTAEHIYSPSENEQGSWVAMTFDDKGRMITSDQYGSLYRLSIPAFGSDSLTPEVEKLNLATGQAIDSIGMGYANGLLYAFNSLYVMINNGKNNEDFPRKSGLYRLQDIDNDDTYDKVTLIKELVGQGEHGPHSIVLSPDGKSLFVIAGNHTDVPEMDSYRLPSNWQEDNLFPLIKDPRGHANDRMAPGGWIANLDPEGKTWELYSAGYRNAFDMAFNEVGDLFVYDADMEWDFGQPWYRPTRIVHATSASEFGWRTGNSKWSPTFPDNLPPVINIGQGSPTNLLHLKNAKFPKKYKSTLLAFDWSFGIIHAIHLTPEGASYTAEREEFLSGLPLPLTDGVIGPDGALYFLTGGRRLESDLYRITYTGNDNTEAIDPAPLTADNELRRSLEKLHSKGTNADAIEIAWPHLSSPDRHIRYAARLAIENQPVASWSQKALDETNAVAATQAMISLARQGDKSMKDKYFSKLMSIDYNKLNEGQQIDILRAFELGILRFGTPSETQKANIATYLSPAYPANTAQLNRSLSKILLNIDAPEAITKTLALMQKEKEDTRSLMDETATTSNDLIMRNPQYGNSIAEMLSKMPPQQHTYYATVLTMAKKNWTKEQREAYFSWFKKAFGFKGGMSYEGFINKTRQLALANVPKSELAYFEELSKKELLAEGDDSEITYPKGPGRRWDMETALTAVEGNLQNRDFNIGKSMYAATTCKMCHAMQGEGGAIGPDLTQLGTRFSVKDMLESIIDPSKVISDQYAATQFSLKDGSSIVGRLISEDDKSFSVSQNPYDPAALEIIPKANVVSSKPSAVSTMFPGLINGLNEEELKDLVAYLMSGGKKENEMFSKTEDK, encoded by the coding sequence ATGAAAATAAATAAATATTACTCCCTTTTTGCCTTTTTACTTGTTCTGGGTACGGCGTGTTCTAGTAATGATAATCAAACCCAGGACACAAATCCGAAGACGCAGAAGCTAAAGCTATCAGATGGCTTTACTGCTGAACATATTTATAGCCCTAGTGAAAACGAACAAGGTTCTTGGGTTGCCATGACCTTCGATGATAAGGGACGTATGATTACTTCAGATCAGTATGGTTCGCTTTACAGATTAAGCATTCCAGCATTTGGTTCTGATAGCCTGACGCCAGAAGTTGAAAAACTCAACCTTGCAACTGGCCAAGCAATAGATAGCATTGGAATGGGTTATGCAAATGGCTTGCTTTATGCATTCAATAGCCTATATGTGATGATCAATAATGGAAAGAACAATGAAGACTTTCCAAGAAAAAGTGGATTATACAGACTACAAGACATTGACAATGATGATACTTACGATAAAGTAACATTGATAAAAGAATTAGTGGGACAGGGTGAGCATGGCCCTCACAGTATTGTCCTCTCTCCCGACGGAAAGTCCCTATTTGTAATAGCAGGAAATCACACAGATGTTCCTGAAATGGATAGCTATAGACTTCCATCAAATTGGCAAGAAGACAACCTTTTTCCTTTAATTAAAGATCCTCGTGGGCACGCCAATGACCGCATGGCACCAGGAGGATGGATCGCAAACTTAGATCCAGAAGGCAAAACTTGGGAATTATATAGTGCAGGATATAGAAACGCATTTGACATGGCATTTAATGAAGTAGGCGATTTGTTCGTTTACGATGCTGATATGGAGTGGGATTTTGGACAACCATGGTATAGACCTACACGAATTGTACACGCTACTAGTGCGAGTGAGTTTGGATGGAGAACAGGAAACAGCAAATGGTCTCCAACTTTTCCAGATAACTTGCCTCCAGTAATTAACATTGGACAAGGCTCACCTACGAACTTGTTGCACCTGAAAAATGCCAAGTTTCCAAAAAAATATAAAAGTACGCTTTTGGCTTTCGATTGGAGTTTTGGAATTATTCATGCCATTCATCTCACGCCAGAAGGAGCAAGTTACACTGCAGAAAGAGAGGAATTTCTTTCTGGCCTACCACTTCCACTTACCGATGGTGTGATTGGACCAGATGGAGCCTTGTACTTCCTAACTGGAGGTAGAAGGTTGGAGTCCGACCTTTACAGAATAACCTATACAGGAAATGATAATACTGAGGCAATAGATCCGGCTCCTTTAACAGCAGATAATGAACTTCGTCGTTCGCTAGAGAAGCTTCATTCCAAAGGCACAAATGCAGATGCAATTGAAATAGCTTGGCCACACTTGAGCAGCCCAGATCGCCATATCAGGTATGCGGCAAGGCTTGCAATTGAAAACCAGCCAGTCGCATCATGGTCTCAAAAAGCTCTGGACGAAACAAATGCTGTTGCTGCAACTCAAGCAATGATCTCTTTGGCTCGCCAAGGTGATAAATCAATGAAGGATAAGTATTTCTCAAAACTTATGAGCATTGATTACAATAAACTAAACGAGGGACAGCAAATAGATATCCTTAGGGCATTTGAACTTGGCATTCTTCGTTTTGGGACTCCTTCAGAAACTCAAAAGGCCAACATTGCGACTTACCTTTCTCCAGCCTACCCAGCTAACACTGCTCAGTTGAACAGGTCTTTGAGCAAAATCCTTCTCAACATAGATGCACCTGAAGCCATAACGAAGACTTTGGCACTAATGCAAAAAGAAAAAGAGGATACAAGAAGCTTAATGGATGAAACTGCAACTACTTCTAATGACCTGATCATGAGAAATCCGCAGTATGGAAATTCTATAGCAGAAATGCTTTCAAAAATGCCACCTCAGCAGCACACTTACTATGCAACTGTGCTTACAATGGCAAAGAAAAACTGGACAAAAGAGCAACGTGAAGCTTACTTTTCTTGGTTCAAAAAAGCATTTGGCTTCAAAGGAGGAATGAGTTACGAAGGATTTATCAATAAAACTCGTCAACTCGCACTTGCAAATGTTCCCAAAAGCGAATTAGCTTATTTTGAAGAGCTTTCCAAAAAAGAATTACTTGCTGAAGGTGATGACTCAGAAATCACTTATCCTAAAGGACCAGGAAGAAGATGGGATATGGAAACTGCTTTAACTGCAGTAGAAGGAAACTTACAAAATCGTGACTTCAACATTGGTAAATCAATGTATGCCGCTACTACTTGTAAAATGTGTCACGCTATGCAAGGTGAAGGTGGAGCAATAGGACCCGACCTTACACAATTAGGAACAAGATTCAGCGTAAAAGATATGCTTGAATCTATCATTGACCCAAGTAAAGTAATCTCGGATCAATATGCTGCAACGCAATTTAGCTTGAAAGATGGAAGCTCAATCGTAGGAAGGTTGATAAGCGAAGACGATAAGTCTTTCTCGGTATCTCAAAACCCATATGACCCAGCTGCATTAGAGATCATTCCAAAGGCAAATGTGGTATCTAGTAAACCGTCTGCTGTGTCAACTATGTTCCCAGGACTTATCAATGGACTTAACGAGGAAGAATTAAAAGACCTCGTTGCATATTTAATGTCTGGAGGCAAAAAAGAAAATGAAATGTTCAGCAAAACGGAGGACAAATAA
- a CDS encoding Mannose-6-phosphate isomerase, class I: protein MSIASKALEQGKGILRLSPTWVPRSFCVPGRRIKLHPDDYYVLGGERGGIDERWLSSTTPAENGPLTSENEGLSFVVVEDGDKVEKVTLKDAISELKGAIIGDRLWNEYKSWPMYSKFFDNMGPLPHHIHHNDEKAALVGQNGKPEAYYFPPQLNNHGGDFPYTFFGITPGTTKEQIKECLMNFTKGDNKITNFSAAQRLEPGTGWYVPPGVLHAPGSLCTYEPQKASDIFAMYQSLVNEAIVPEELLWKGTPEDRKGDYDELVSVIDWELNTDPNIIQKFFMMPKPVKAVAEMEAEGYIENWICYKAEDFSAKELTVLPGQTVTIKDGAAYGCIVMQGHGKMGVWDIETPALIRFGQLTYDEFFITEEAAKEGVVISNPSKVDPIVILKHFGPKNPDLVVEKM, encoded by the coding sequence ATGAGCATTGCATCAAAAGCACTAGAGCAGGGTAAAGGAATTTTGAGATTGAGCCCTACTTGGGTTCCTAGGTCATTTTGTGTTCCTGGACGAAGAATAAAACTACATCCAGACGATTATTATGTACTTGGAGGAGAGCGAGGAGGAATTGACGAAAGATGGTTATCATCTACCACTCCAGCCGAAAATGGCCCACTCACTAGCGAAAATGAAGGACTTAGCTTTGTTGTAGTAGAAGATGGCGATAAAGTAGAAAAAGTAACTTTAAAAGATGCTATCAGCGAGCTGAAAGGTGCAATCATTGGCGATAGGCTTTGGAACGAATACAAAAGCTGGCCAATGTATTCTAAGTTTTTTGATAACATGGGCCCACTTCCTCATCACATTCACCACAATGATGAGAAAGCAGCTCTAGTTGGTCAAAATGGTAAACCTGAGGCCTATTATTTCCCACCACAGTTAAATAATCATGGAGGAGACTTCCCTTATACATTCTTTGGAATAACACCAGGAACAACAAAAGAACAGATCAAAGAATGCTTGATGAACTTCACAAAGGGTGATAATAAAATTACCAACTTTTCGGCTGCTCAAAGATTGGAGCCAGGTACAGGATGGTATGTTCCACCAGGAGTTTTACATGCTCCAGGTAGCCTTTGTACTTACGAACCACAGAAAGCATCTGACATATTCGCAATGTACCAAAGCCTTGTTAATGAGGCCATTGTACCCGAAGAATTGCTTTGGAAAGGAACTCCAGAAGATAGAAAGGGAGATTATGACGAACTAGTAAGTGTGATTGATTGGGAACTCAACACAGATCCTAATATTATTCAGAAGTTCTTTATGATGCCAAAACCAGTGAAAGCTGTCGCCGAAATGGAAGCGGAAGGATATATAGAAAACTGGATTTGCTACAAAGCTGAAGATTTCAGTGCGAAAGAATTAACTGTTTTACCAGGACAAACAGTTACAATTAAAGATGGTGCAGCATATGGTTGTATCGTAATGCAAGGCCACGGGAAAATGGGCGTTTGGGATATCGAAACTCCAGCACTTATTCGTTTTGGTCAACTTACCTATGATGAATTCTTCATTACTGAAGAAGCTGCCAAGGAAGGAGTTGTTATTTCTAACCCTTCCAAAGTAGACCCTATCGTAATTCTTAAACATTTTGGACCCAAAAATCCTGATTTGGTTGTCGAAAAAATGTAA
- a CDS encoding Arylsulfatase A, protein MKNIIIALSLATVFLLKSTDTSAQEKPNILYILVDQWRAQASGYAGDQNAITPNLDKLASESVNVRNAISGMPVCTPYRGSLMTGQYPLTNGIFMNDVLLDTNATTIAKVYQAQNYQTGFVGKWHLDGHGRNTYIPPTRQQGFKYWKTLECTHDYNNSPYYDGSSSQKKFWKGYDALEQTKDVLTFLDKNANQEKPFFLMLSIGSPHDPYQTAPAEFKKLYANKEIIINPNVPVEKRDKVREDLRGYYAHISAIDHGIGQLWQKLKDLNIDENTIIVFTADHGDLLGAHGAWNKQQPYQESIKVPFLVHYPKLLGTQGSSSDVLLNSPDIMPTLLGMSGINIPNSVEGKDYSKVLTGKEKSKTQYALISCIQPFGQWSRDRGGKEYRGVTDAQFTYARDLSGPWLLFDNIADPFQMNNLINKPEHSKLQKRMEKALQKELAKRNDDFLPGMEYIKKWNYFVDETETVPYRTVNYQGNPINE, encoded by the coding sequence ATGAAAAATATAATCATCGCCCTTAGCTTGGCAACTGTATTCCTTTTAAAGTCAACGGATACAAGTGCTCAAGAAAAACCTAATATTCTCTACATACTTGTGGACCAATGGAGAGCACAAGCCAGTGGATATGCAGGAGATCAAAATGCCATCACTCCCAATTTAGACAAGCTCGCAAGCGAAAGTGTAAATGTGCGAAATGCAATTTCGGGAATGCCAGTATGTACGCCTTACAGAGGTTCTCTCATGACTGGGCAATATCCTCTCACCAATGGGATCTTCATGAATGACGTGTTGCTCGATACCAATGCAACTACAATTGCTAAAGTATATCAAGCCCAAAACTATCAAACTGGTTTTGTAGGCAAATGGCACCTTGATGGGCACGGGAGAAATACCTACATCCCTCCTACTCGTCAACAAGGATTTAAGTATTGGAAAACCTTAGAGTGTACTCACGACTACAATAATTCGCCATATTACGACGGTAGTTCAAGCCAAAAGAAGTTTTGGAAAGGGTACGATGCCCTAGAGCAAACAAAAGATGTGCTAACGTTTTTGGACAAAAACGCCAATCAAGAAAAGCCATTTTTCTTAATGCTTTCTATTGGAAGTCCTCATGATCCTTATCAAACAGCCCCTGCGGAATTCAAAAAACTATACGCCAATAAAGAGATCATAATCAATCCTAATGTACCTGTAGAAAAAAGAGACAAAGTAAGAGAAGACCTACGTGGCTACTATGCTCACATTTCGGCAATTGACCACGGAATAGGTCAGCTTTGGCAAAAACTTAAAGACCTTAATATCGACGAAAACACAATCATAGTTTTCACAGCAGACCATGGTGATTTATTAGGTGCTCATGGTGCATGGAATAAGCAACAACCTTATCAAGAAAGTATTAAGGTACCTTTCCTTGTTCATTACCCAAAATTACTTGGTACTCAAGGATCATCATCCGATGTCCTCCTTAATTCTCCTGATATCATGCCCACCCTTTTGGGAATGAGCGGCATTAATATTCCAAATTCAGTTGAAGGAAAAGACTATTCCAAAGTTTTGACAGGAAAAGAGAAAAGCAAAACGCAATATGCCCTTATCTCTTGTATTCAGCCTTTCGGACAATGGTCTCGAGACAGAGGAGGAAAAGAATATAGAGGTGTAACAGATGCTCAGTTCACATATGCCCGAGACCTCTCTGGTCCTTGGTTACTCTTCGATAATATCGCAGACCCATTTCAAATGAATAATTTGATCAATAAACCAGAACACAGTAAGCTTCAAAAAAGAATGGAGAAAGCTCTACAAAAAGAACTAGCAAAAAGAAACGACGATTTCCTCCCAGGAATGGAATACATCAAAAAATGGAATTATTTTGTGGACGAAACTGAAACAGTACCTTATAGAACCGTAAATTACCAAGGCAACCCTATCAATGAATAA